From one Catenuloplanes nepalensis genomic stretch:
- a CDS encoding MarR family winged helix-turn-helix transcriptional regulator: MHPSHHDTANTPRRNRGPAGPVPAPPGVPAPRQPAGYGQNTAPPYPPAPRTAGPRPTPRPGALVQLCRTASLIRSTIERTILREEKFTWNHFDALLVVCVSRGIEARRIAQEMGIAKATLTACLRTLIARGLIYRAPAEHDRRTIVLVPTDAGMWLATRLHTAVDDTQARILAGSGLPSGDLIAALLRELARRGRAHATTST; encoded by the coding sequence ATGCACCCCAGCCATCACGACACCGCCAACACCCCGCGCCGCAACCGCGGACCCGCCGGACCAGTACCGGCCCCGCCCGGCGTGCCCGCCCCGCGACAGCCGGCCGGGTACGGACAGAACACGGCACCGCCGTACCCACCCGCGCCACGCACTGCCGGACCGCGCCCGACCCCGCGGCCGGGCGCGCTCGTGCAGCTGTGCCGCACCGCAAGCCTGATCCGCAGCACCATCGAGCGCACCATCCTGCGCGAGGAGAAGTTCACCTGGAACCACTTCGACGCGCTCCTGGTGGTGTGTGTGAGCCGGGGCATCGAGGCCCGCCGGATCGCCCAGGAGATGGGCATCGCCAAGGCGACCCTCACCGCCTGTCTGCGCACCCTGATCGCGCGTGGGCTGATCTACCGGGCCCCCGCTGAACATGACCGGCGCACGATCGTGCTCGTCCCCACCGACGCAGGCATGTGGCTCGCCACACGCCTGCACACCGCCGTCGACGACACCCAGGCCAGGATCCTGGCCGGCAGCGGCCTGCCGTCCGGAGACCTGATCGCCGCGCTGCTGCGTGAGCTCGCCCGCCGCGGCCGCGCCCACGCCACCACCAGCACCTGA
- a CDS encoding MinD/ParA family ATP-binding protein produces MSTWRRTPPGPARRGGSASPAPPLFAGRSTWPLHSNHRAAADIRPMPREYVGTQAEWVWLHAAALPPGCPLIAVSSADGGVGRSTLVAALGGLLALASPALVAAADLTGRAWGGLAHRVAATRPGTVWDAVAAATAGQPGLVPQFAQPGPTGLHTLIGEPHMNADRHPPSYGEAQTMLAALPARYGLALLDLRPADNGGTWRALASAAAPVLVGRATEDSLQHLLTVLAWMRTAGLSAAADRCVVAVMTTSPVISRDTRAVQRQVEQTAGHVVRIGYDPILARPHPIDVRGLHKATRTSLTDLAAAVLRRCTGPAPVTALGPVTPVPPAAPLPPAPPAPRPDEQ; encoded by the coding sequence ATGAGCACCTGGCGCAGGACGCCTCCCGGGCCGGCGAGGCGAGGTGGGTCCGCCTCGCCGGCCCCACCACTGTTCGCCGGCCGCTCCACCTGGCCGTTGCACAGCAACCACCGCGCGGCCGCGGACATCCGGCCGATGCCGCGGGAGTACGTCGGCACGCAGGCCGAGTGGGTGTGGCTGCACGCCGCCGCGCTTCCGCCCGGCTGCCCGCTGATCGCGGTGTCCTCGGCCGACGGCGGCGTCGGGCGCTCCACCCTCGTCGCTGCGCTCGGCGGGCTGCTCGCCCTCGCCAGCCCGGCGCTGGTCGCCGCCGCTGACCTGACCGGCCGGGCCTGGGGCGGTCTCGCGCATCGCGTCGCGGCCACCCGCCCCGGAACCGTCTGGGACGCGGTGGCCGCCGCGACGGCCGGGCAGCCCGGCCTCGTTCCCCAGTTCGCGCAGCCCGGCCCGACCGGCCTGCACACCCTCATCGGAGAACCGCACATGAACGCTGACCGTCACCCGCCCTCGTACGGCGAGGCACAGACCATGCTGGCCGCGCTACCCGCCCGGTACGGGCTGGCCCTGCTGGACCTGCGGCCGGCCGACAACGGCGGCACCTGGCGAGCGCTGGCCTCCGCCGCGGCCCCGGTCCTCGTCGGCCGGGCCACCGAGGACTCGCTGCAGCACCTGCTGACGGTCCTGGCGTGGATGCGTACCGCCGGGCTGTCCGCGGCCGCGGACCGGTGCGTGGTGGCGGTGATGACGACCTCGCCGGTGATCAGCCGGGACACCCGCGCGGTGCAGCGGCAGGTCGAGCAGACGGCCGGGCACGTCGTGCGGATCGGCTACGACCCGATCCTGGCCCGCCCGCATCCGATCGACGTGCGCGGCCTGCACAAGGCCACCCGAACGTCGCTGACCGATCTCGCCGCCGCGGTGCTGCGCCGGTGCACCGGCCCGGCGCCGGTCACGGCGCTCGGCCCGGTCACACCGGTCCCACCGGCGGCTCCGCTGCCGCCGGCACCACCGGCGCCGCGCCCCGATGAGCAGTAG
- a CDS encoding SCO6880 family protein has product MTNFQFPPRATRGSMLGFSTGQLGCVFAGAVCGITALNLATAGQLLSAAGLFAAGLLLGVLGLARLRGRRITEWMPIVAGALVQRVMRQHRYRGAAFAPRRGELDLPGPAAGYRWLTATAADGVTEVGLLVHRAEGTVTAALRCYGAGFVLADTGEQRQRLAAWSDVINLLGGEYAQAGLVRWSLLTRTVPDSDDTAQRYLAEHATDTRSAAYQSLAALTAAAAPAAERHEIYLTVVLDRRRLAAEAKDVGGTDTALAVVALERLAGIEAAVREADIGTGGWLSPRVYAGVLRSQFDPDALAHTSTDDGTPAGAAPHAAGPAGMEQVGWSYLRHDSGLSQTLWVYEMPRQPVPMAWLIGLFARTVGRVAVTLVAEPVPPQLAALATRRDKVATAGERATKQRLQLVRTAREEAEARAVHQIDAEQAAGHVRYRYALLVTVTAGTVEELHRHARVARQILARAGCEAIVLYGEQDQAFLAGALPLARGLKPRSGVWA; this is encoded by the coding sequence ATGACGAACTTCCAATTTCCGCCGCGGGCAACGCGAGGATCGATGCTCGGCTTCTCGACCGGGCAACTCGGGTGCGTATTCGCCGGCGCGGTGTGCGGTATCACCGCCCTGAACCTGGCGACTGCCGGGCAGCTGCTATCCGCTGCGGGCTTGTTCGCCGCAGGGCTGTTACTGGGTGTGCTCGGGCTGGCGCGGCTGCGGGGCCGGCGGATCACCGAGTGGATGCCGATCGTGGCCGGGGCCCTGGTGCAGCGGGTGATGCGCCAGCACCGCTACCGCGGTGCGGCGTTCGCGCCGCGGCGGGGGGAGCTTGATCTGCCGGGCCCGGCCGCCGGATACCGGTGGCTGACCGCGACCGCCGCGGACGGTGTGACCGAGGTCGGGCTGCTCGTTCACCGCGCGGAGGGCACGGTCACGGCCGCGCTGCGCTGCTACGGCGCGGGGTTCGTGCTGGCCGACACCGGTGAGCAGCGGCAGCGGCTGGCCGCCTGGTCGGATGTGATCAATCTGCTCGGCGGGGAGTATGCACAGGCCGGGCTGGTGCGGTGGTCGCTGCTGACCCGCACCGTCCCGGATTCCGACGACACCGCCCAGCGCTACCTCGCCGAGCACGCGACCGACACCCGCTCGGCGGCATACCAGTCCCTGGCCGCGCTGACCGCCGCCGCGGCCCCGGCCGCCGAACGGCACGAGATCTACCTGACCGTCGTGCTGGACCGGCGGCGGCTGGCCGCCGAGGCCAAGGACGTCGGTGGGACGGACACGGCGCTGGCGGTCGTGGCGCTGGAGCGGCTGGCCGGGATCGAAGCCGCGGTGCGGGAAGCCGACATCGGCACCGGCGGCTGGCTGTCCCCGCGCGTCTATGCAGGAGTGCTGCGCTCGCAGTTCGACCCCGACGCGCTGGCGCACACCAGCACCGACGACGGCACGCCCGCCGGTGCGGCCCCGCATGCGGCCGGGCCGGCGGGGATGGAGCAGGTCGGCTGGTCGTATCTGCGGCACGACTCCGGGCTGTCGCAGACGCTGTGGGTGTACGAGATGCCCCGCCAGCCGGTGCCGATGGCGTGGCTGATCGGCCTGTTCGCGCGCACGGTCGGCCGGGTCGCGGTCACGCTCGTCGCCGAGCCGGTCCCGCCGCAACTCGCGGCGCTGGCGACCCGGCGGGACAAGGTCGCCACGGCGGGGGAACGCGCCACGAAGCAGCGCCTGCAGCTGGTGCGGACCGCGCGGGAGGAGGCCGAGGCGCGCGCGGTCCACCAGATCGACGCCGAACAGGCTGCCGGGCATGTGCGCTACCGGTACGCGCTACTGGTCACCGTCACCGCCGGCACCGTCGAGGAGTTGCACCGGCACGCCCGGGTCGCCCGGCAGATCCTGGCGCGGGCCGGCTGTGAAGCGATTGTGTTGTACGGCGAGCAGGACCAGGCGTTCCTGGCCGGTGCCCTGCCGCTGGCGCGTGGCTTGAAGCCCCGGTCGGGGGTGTGGGCATGA
- a CDS encoding type IV secretory system conjugative DNA transfer family protein — translation MSRPPLMSPGHRLPREGIHRLDIVIRVAALALGIITAVIASTTLWTAGQLSGLIVHGTWPDSTVADAFGISLRLPAHPGTPGDAWPQAARADVGPAALVYLLWLVLYAIALAVLVWTPARVARRYVHRSGFAGRKDLRQLVTARAVLDRVDVLRPGLTIRGTDSPAVAAVKEQRRADPLEVGRLLGYHAISREPLYLANEYTELLAAAARFGGKTSRYVIPRVLDARGAVLTTSTRLDVAAVTYAARERIGPAFIFEPLGRLPGVPRLRWSPIEGAEDMEVANLRAKGFAAGAGIDSSAENGAFFQDQAAALIRGMLHAAALDERATMEDLVAWAANPSDPRPEKILRHHQVTAWADRLAHHREATGRTRDSIQAVVFGALDCFSHPTVLANCSPPRGEQFQVGPWLAASGTLYLVGPRTSQAAVAPLLAAVAEDVFHHTLQASFTAPGGRIEPALYFIGDEITNVAPLPSLPGHWADGGGSGISMSIACQNEHQLEERWGAKGGRALRDGANARMVLGGTQDVSALRDAQALIGQTQELTATTSWGGAHTNVQEHLKREPLVDLAALRSLPAGRALVLLGNMPPVEVDMPAWWERDDGPELQTAAAVFNDRIRGGDGDA, via the coding sequence ATGAGCCGCCCGCCGCTGATGTCACCCGGCCACCGGCTGCCCCGCGAGGGCATCCACCGCCTCGACATCGTCATCCGCGTCGCCGCCCTCGCCCTCGGCATCATCACCGCGGTTATCGCCTCGACCACCCTATGGACTGCCGGCCAGCTGTCCGGGCTGATCGTGCACGGCACGTGGCCGGACTCCACGGTCGCGGACGCGTTCGGGATCTCGTTGCGGCTGCCGGCACACCCCGGCACGCCCGGCGACGCATGGCCGCAGGCGGCGCGCGCCGACGTGGGCCCGGCCGCGCTGGTGTACCTGCTGTGGCTGGTGCTCTACGCGATCGCGCTCGCCGTGCTGGTGTGGACCCCGGCCCGCGTCGCCCGCCGGTATGTGCACCGGTCCGGGTTCGCCGGTCGCAAGGATCTGCGCCAGCTGGTCACGGCGCGCGCGGTCCTCGACCGCGTCGACGTGCTCCGCCCCGGGCTGACGATCCGGGGCACCGATTCACCGGCGGTGGCCGCGGTCAAGGAGCAGCGCCGGGCCGACCCCCTCGAAGTCGGCCGGCTGCTCGGCTACCACGCCATCTCGCGCGAACCGCTGTACCTGGCCAACGAATACACCGAACTCCTCGCCGCCGCCGCCCGCTTCGGCGGGAAAACGTCCCGGTACGTCATCCCGCGGGTGCTCGACGCCCGCGGCGCGGTCCTGACCACCTCCACCCGCCTCGACGTCGCCGCGGTCACCTACGCCGCCCGCGAACGCATCGGGCCGGCGTTCATCTTCGAACCGCTCGGCCGGCTGCCCGGCGTACCGCGGCTGCGCTGGTCCCCGATCGAGGGCGCCGAGGACATGGAAGTCGCGAACCTGCGCGCGAAGGGTTTCGCCGCCGGTGCCGGCATCGACTCCTCCGCCGAGAACGGCGCGTTCTTCCAGGACCAGGCGGCGGCGCTGATCCGCGGGATGCTGCACGCGGCCGCACTCGACGAGCGCGCCACGATGGAAGACCTCGTCGCCTGGGCGGCGAACCCGTCCGATCCGCGGCCCGAGAAGATCCTGCGCCACCACCAGGTGACCGCGTGGGCGGACCGGCTCGCCCACCACCGGGAGGCGACCGGCCGCACACGGGACAGCATCCAAGCGGTCGTGTTCGGGGCGCTGGACTGCTTCTCGCATCCGACGGTGCTGGCCAACTGCTCCCCGCCGCGCGGCGAGCAATTCCAGGTCGGACCGTGGCTGGCGGCGTCCGGCACCCTGTATCTGGTCGGCCCGCGCACCAGCCAGGCCGCCGTCGCCCCGCTGTTGGCCGCGGTCGCTGAGGACGTCTTCCACCACACCCTCCAGGCGTCGTTCACCGCACCCGGCGGCCGGATCGAACCGGCCCTGTATTTCATCGGTGACGAGATCACCAACGTCGCCCCGCTGCCGTCACTGCCCGGCCATTGGGCGGACGGCGGCGGGTCCGGGATTTCGATGTCGATCGCCTGTCAGAACGAGCATCAGCTCGAAGAACGCTGGGGAGCCAAGGGCGGGCGGGCGCTGCGCGACGGGGCGAACGCGCGCATGGTCCTCGGCGGCACCCAGGACGTCTCGGCGCTGCGTGACGCCCAAGCCCTCATCGGCCAGACCCAGGAGCTGACCGCCACGACCAGCTGGGGCGGCGCACACACCAACGTTCAGGAACACCTCAAACGCGAACCGCTCGTGGACCTGGCCGCGCTGCGGAGCCTGCCCGCCGGCCGGGCGCTGGTGCTGCTGGGCAACATGCCGCCGGTCGAGGTGGACATGCCCGCGTGGTGGGAACGCGACGACGGCCCGGAACTGCAAACAGCTGCCGCCGTGTTCAACGACCGGATCCGCGGCGGTGACGGCGATGCCTGA
- a CDS encoding M23 family metallopeptidase: MRSAARPLAGRHRADGGPVKSTAALTAAIVAVIVLLCTSAAITDDGPASASCTGTGRGTVTPRPVPTGAWHPVGAWDSVQVAHAAVIVAVGQQAGVPARGWVVAVATAMVESRLLNLDYGDRDSVGLFQQRPSQGWGTPAQLQDPVYASRRFYTALAKVDGWETMPLTVAAQTVQKSAFPDRYGEREHDAEQVVAAVTGAAAITDLPGASLAICAGPPAGTGGWVRPVDAVVGSGFGRRGGEFHAGVDLSAARHTVIRAASAGTVAASACNSTRGTCDVDGSRSIIGCGWYVDIAHTGGIGTRYCHMVRRPEVTVGDTVTAGQPIGLVGSSGNSSGPHLHFEVHEHACGNGECQLTPVNAVDPVVYLRVQGAPLGVNS; this comes from the coding sequence ATGCGTAGCGCCGCACGGCCGCTGGCTGGTCGCCACCGTGCAGATGGCGGACCGGTGAAAAGCACGGCGGCGCTCACGGCCGCGATCGTCGCGGTGATCGTGCTGCTGTGCACCAGCGCGGCCATCACCGACGACGGGCCGGCGTCGGCATCCTGCACCGGCACCGGCCGTGGCACGGTCACACCACGGCCGGTGCCGACCGGGGCGTGGCATCCGGTCGGCGCCTGGGACTCCGTCCAGGTCGCGCACGCGGCCGTGATCGTGGCGGTCGGCCAGCAGGCCGGCGTGCCGGCGCGGGGCTGGGTGGTCGCGGTCGCGACCGCGATGGTCGAGTCCCGGCTGCTCAACCTCGACTACGGCGACCGGGACTCAGTCGGCCTGTTCCAGCAACGCCCCAGCCAGGGCTGGGGCACCCCGGCCCAGCTCCAGGACCCGGTCTACGCCAGCCGCCGCTTCTACACCGCCCTGGCAAAGGTGGACGGGTGGGAGACCATGCCGCTGACCGTCGCCGCCCAAACCGTCCAAAAATCCGCGTTCCCGGACCGGTACGGCGAACGCGAGCACGACGCCGAGCAAGTCGTCGCGGCGGTCACCGGCGCTGCGGCTATCACCGACCTGCCCGGCGCCAGCCTCGCCATCTGCGCCGGCCCACCCGCCGGCACCGGCGGCTGGGTCCGGCCGGTGGATGCGGTCGTCGGCTCCGGGTTCGGCCGGCGCGGCGGCGAATTCCATGCCGGCGTCGACCTGTCCGCGGCCCGGCACACCGTGATCCGTGCGGCATCGGCCGGGACCGTGGCCGCCTCCGCGTGCAACTCCACCCGCGGCACCTGCGACGTCGACGGCAGCCGGAGCATCATCGGCTGCGGCTGGTACGTCGACATCGCCCACACCGGCGGGATCGGCACCCGCTACTGCCACATGGTCCGCCGCCCCGAAGTCACCGTCGGCGACACGGTCACCGCCGGACAGCCGATCGGCCTGGTCGGCAGCTCCGGCAATTCCAGCGGCCCACATTTACATTTCGAAGTCCATGAACATGCGTGCGGGAATGGCGAATGCCAGCTAACGCCCGTAAACGCTGTCGACCCGGTCGTATATCTGCGCGTCCAGGGTGCGCCGCTCGGGGTGAATAGCTAA
- a CDS encoding GNAT family N-acetyltransferase, whose amino-acid sequence MVANRRGKARRREPVRHSIPESRLRADHSVNRTVTAQALIDGWAIPGSHVRVRLARPVDLAALRTFAEMAGTRVEDEVADAIDAGIAGAGLIIGMRDGHETFLSHVAEQFFTHQDTGRQVAFLHLTLALVAEDPGRGIVGALLAYPPVGVIGQFLAQAHRIGVNPQQLLVTGAIGLVRVKALAVAEPMRRQGLAAALMECCRQVYATCKYLMLYGQMPARPGLADFYRSLGFTVLQKREGFDPWVIFGVHSQILPESDERMFLWDRPMTHRIQRHR is encoded by the coding sequence ATGGTGGCGAACCGCAGAGGCAAAGCACGCAGACGCGAACCAGTGCGGCACTCGATCCCCGAGAGCCGCCTTCGCGCTGACCACTCCGTCAACCGCACCGTCACGGCTCAAGCGCTCATCGACGGCTGGGCCATCCCGGGATCGCATGTTCGTGTCCGGCTGGCGCGACCTGTCGACCTGGCCGCGCTGCGGACGTTCGCCGAGATGGCCGGCACGCGGGTCGAGGACGAGGTAGCCGACGCGATCGACGCCGGGATCGCCGGCGCCGGCCTTATCATCGGGATGCGCGACGGACACGAGACCTTTCTCAGTCACGTTGCCGAACAGTTCTTCACCCACCAGGACACCGGCCGGCAGGTCGCGTTTCTCCACCTCACGCTCGCGCTGGTCGCCGAAGATCCAGGGCGCGGAATCGTCGGTGCGCTGCTGGCATACCCGCCGGTGGGGGTGATCGGTCAGTTCCTGGCCCAGGCTCACCGGATCGGCGTGAATCCTCAGCAGCTGCTGGTGACCGGCGCGATCGGTCTCGTGCGGGTCAAGGCACTCGCGGTGGCTGAGCCGATGCGCCGTCAAGGGCTGGCCGCGGCGTTGATGGAGTGCTGCCGGCAGGTCTACGCCACATGCAAGTACCTCATGTTGTATGGCCAGATGCCAGCCCGGCCCGGACTGGCCGACTTCTACCGCAGCCTCGGTTTCACCGTGCTGCAGAAGCGCGAAGGCTTCGACCCGTGGGTCATATTCGGCGTGCACTCGCAGATTCTGCCTGAGAGCGACGAACGGATGTTCCTCTGGGACCGGCCGATGACCCACCGCATCCAGCGCCACCGCTGA
- a CDS encoding MFS transporter, whose translation MSTNTAAVARAPRGAGLRLGLLYGPAIYGVSAAAVALPAAVDALHTTPIAAVWILTAHALGLGVATATAGLLADSYGTRRILTTGALLLATGAAICVIAPGLLALVAGRLLLAAGSGAVTAAAMTTAAQLPEHARPRALATIGVTLACVSATATLAGGLSSLASWRLPMILPASALLLVPLALPLTRRRPGSGPRADLPGITAVAMTAAGGLLLIQAHTLRLPAAAAAAVLAMTVAAAILTVRRHRRRKDAGVLHVVLADAQLRAAAVVGAGVYGGMFAALYAIPHVLYRQHQYSAVDVGVVLLPGAAGAVLLARIASRYVPALGAVRVLAIVALTFGGFLASAAIAPHPAVLVAAVAVAFGAFSTAQTVYTGLVGQRAPQLRGSAIGIGNLTFFSGGAAGSAMCSALWQPVGLTDALAMMGLLPSLGAVFAVVSTLRSTAQSAGRRDACQVAR comes from the coding sequence GTGTCCACGAACACCGCCGCGGTCGCGCGAGCGCCCCGTGGCGCGGGACTGCGTCTCGGCCTGCTCTACGGGCCCGCGATCTACGGCGTCAGCGCCGCCGCGGTCGCGCTCCCGGCCGCCGTCGACGCCCTCCACACAACACCGATCGCCGCGGTGTGGATCCTGACCGCCCACGCGCTCGGCCTCGGCGTCGCCACCGCGACCGCAGGACTGCTGGCCGACAGCTACGGCACCCGCCGCATCCTCACCACCGGCGCGCTCCTGCTGGCCACCGGCGCCGCCATCTGTGTCATCGCGCCGGGACTGCTGGCGCTGGTCGCGGGCCGTCTGCTGCTCGCCGCGGGCTCCGGGGCGGTGACCGCGGCCGCCATGACCACGGCCGCGCAACTACCCGAGCACGCCCGCCCGCGCGCACTGGCCACGATCGGCGTGACGTTGGCGTGCGTATCGGCCACCGCCACCCTCGCCGGTGGGCTGAGCAGCCTCGCGTCCTGGCGGCTGCCGATGATCCTTCCCGCCAGCGCCCTCCTGCTCGTGCCGCTCGCACTGCCGCTGACCCGCCGCCGGCCCGGCAGCGGCCCGCGCGCGGACCTCCCCGGCATCACGGCCGTCGCAATGACAGCGGCGGGGGGACTGCTGCTGATCCAGGCGCACACTCTGCGTCTGCCCGCCGCAGCGGCGGCCGCGGTGCTGGCCATGACGGTGGCGGCGGCGATCCTGACGGTACGCCGTCACCGCCGTCGCAAGGACGCCGGTGTGCTGCACGTCGTCCTCGCTGATGCACAGCTGCGCGCCGCCGCCGTCGTGGGCGCCGGCGTGTACGGCGGAATGTTCGCCGCGCTGTACGCGATTCCGCACGTGCTCTACCGACAGCACCAGTACAGCGCCGTCGACGTCGGCGTGGTGCTGCTGCCCGGCGCCGCCGGAGCCGTCCTCCTCGCCCGTATCGCCTCCCGATACGTGCCGGCCCTCGGCGCCGTCCGCGTCCTCGCGATCGTCGCCCTCACGTTCGGCGGATTCCTGGCCAGCGCCGCTATCGCACCACATCCCGCGGTGCTCGTCGCCGCCGTCGCGGTCGCGTTCGGCGCGTTCAGCACCGCCCAGACCGTCTACACCGGGCTCGTCGGCCAACGCGCACCGCAGCTGCGGGGCAGCGCGATCGGCATCGGCAACCTGACCTTCTTCAGCGGCGGCGCGGCCGGCTCGGCGATGTGCTCAGCGCTGTGGCAGCCCGTCGGTCTTACCGACGCGCTCGCCATGATGGGCCTACTGCCCTCGCTGGGCGCGGTATTCGCGGTCGTGTCGACCCTGCGGAGCACAGCCCAGAGTGCTGGCAGGCGCGATGCATGCCAGGTGGCGAGGTAG